One Caldivirga sp. genomic region harbors:
- a CDS encoding DegT/DnrJ/EryC1/StrS aminotransferase family protein, translating to MVKWPPVNPDDEKSLLEAFKSGRWGRVPGGVVEEFEREFSRYHEAKYAVAVTSGTVGLFLSYLAVGLNEGDYFALPAYTFIATATAGVLLRAVPVFVDIDAETLNISVESLKAVLEQDKDGKIKLVVPVHFSGIPAELDEVINEARKHGAKVIEDAAQAHGAAYKGRKVGAIGEAGVFSFQSSKNMTAGEGGVIVTNDYEIYIKAWSYHNAGREINGEWYMHALIGWNFRMTELQAAILLSQLKRYDDEFKVRERNARLLYELLEGNEDFKPVKPPTYVSSSNHLLPIWISSRLIKQYGKARIVSEVNNRGGVVVEGYPMPLYRQPAFRESYWKLPDYSRLNLPVTEDACRRVIWVPQHVLLSEDETRRTAEALVRVSRELR from the coding sequence ATGGTTAAGTGGCCTCCAGTTAATCCAGATGATGAGAAGTCTTTATTAGAAGCATTTAAGAGTGGCCGATGGGGTAGGGTTCCTGGCGGTGTTGTAGAGGAGTTTGAGAGAGAGTTCTCAAGGTACCATGAAGCTAAGTACGCGGTGGCGGTTACAAGTGGTACGGTAGGCTTATTCCTAAGTTACCTTGCTGTTGGATTAAATGAGGGAGATTACTTCGCATTACCTGCATACACCTTCATAGCCACTGCAACTGCCGGTGTATTACTTAGGGCTGTACCCGTTTTTGTCGATATTGATGCTGAAACCCTAAACATTAGTGTAGAGTCCCTTAAGGCAGTTCTTGAGCAGGATAAGGATGGTAAAATTAAGCTGGTGGTTCCAGTCCACTTCTCCGGCATACCCGCTGAACTTGATGAAGTTATTAATGAGGCTAGGAAGCATGGAGCTAAGGTAATTGAAGACGCGGCGCAGGCCCATGGAGCCGCGTATAAGGGCCGTAAGGTTGGGGCTATAGGTGAAGCAGGTGTCTTCAGCTTCCAGAGCAGTAAGAACATGACCGCTGGGGAGGGTGGGGTGATTGTAACTAATGACTACGAGATCTACATTAAGGCTTGGTCTTACCATAATGCCGGTAGGGAGATAAACGGTGAATGGTATATGCATGCGCTTATTGGGTGGAACTTCAGGATGACTGAACTTCAGGCAGCAATACTATTATCGCAGCTTAAACGCTATGATGATGAGTTTAAGGTCAGGGAGAGAAACGCTAGGTTACTTTATGAATTACTTGAAGGTAATGAGGACTTTAAGCCTGTTAAGCCGCCTACGTATGTTTCAAGTTCAAACCACCTCCTCCCAATATGGATTAGCAGTAGGTTAATTAAGCAGTACGGTAAGGCCAGGATAGTTAGCGAGGTTAATAATAGGGGAGGAGTTGTTGTCGAGGGTTACCCAATGCCGCTTTACAGGCAACCAGCCTTTAGGGAATCCTACTGGAAATTACCAGACTACTCTAGGTTAAACCTACCTGTCACTGAGGACGCATGTAGGAGGGTTATATGGGTACCTCAACACGTGTTGCTTAGCGAGGATGAGACACGTAGGACCGCTGAAGCGTTAGTTAGGGTGTCAAGGGAATTGAGGTGA
- the cmk gene encoding (d)CMP kinase: protein MGVIAISGQVASGKTTVARLLADKLSYRFISIGELFRKAAAERGLTLMQLHELAERDHSIDLHVDQVSIEEAKKGRVVIEGHLAAWIIKDYADVRVYLKADMMSRAGRLARREGISINDAINEIKTREESNRRRYMAIYSINVNDLSIFDLVVDTSLININDTLDVVGSYVIKVLNAKGKL, encoded by the coding sequence ATGGGTGTTATTGCAATAAGTGGACAAGTGGCTAGTGGTAAGACTACAGTAGCAAGACTCCTTGCCGATAAGTTAAGCTACAGGTTCATATCCATAGGTGAATTATTTAGGAAGGCAGCGGCCGAGAGGGGGTTAACGTTAATGCAGCTTCATGAGCTTGCTGAAAGGGACCATAGTATTGACCTCCATGTGGATCAAGTATCAATTGAGGAAGCCAAGAAGGGTAGAGTAGTTATTGAGGGGCATTTAGCCGCATGGATAATAAAGGATTATGCGGATGTTAGGGTTTATTTAAAGGCCGACATGATGTCCAGGGCAGGTAGATTAGCACGTAGGGAGGGCATTAGCATTAATGATGCGATTAATGAAATTAAGACAAGGGAGGAATCAAATAGGAGGAGGTACATGGCCATATACTCAATAAACGTGAACGACTTATCAATATTCGACCTAGTGGTTGATACATCGTTAATAAACATAAATGATACATTAGATGTAGTTGGCAGTTACGTCATAAAGGTATTAAACGCTAAAGGCAAATTATGA
- a CDS encoding beta-galactosidase: MLLCGEVHYFRVPRGLWEDRLLKLRRAGLNCLNTYFAWNYHEVEPGLFDFSGEKNVDEYLSKAEELGLKIVARVGPYICSEWDNGGHPDWLLSRDLVPRSLDSSYWPYAERWLRVILPIIVKHQEPNGGVTIVQLENEYFWGDAPLHMRLAELARQIGVTAKLYTNVNRYVRNTIYTDALDLYPSPWDLNSVLWSIKDLLETQGGRPKILEYEGGWFSTINRPLPTSRGSFPSDWTRILLATALAYGSDVVSFYMFHGGTNFGYWTGRWITTTYDYEASIREWGELSDRYYKVKLLTPLAELIDGSETEGESYDNGRLLVIRRKGDLRLKFYINNTEAEWVDGNVRIKARGVKVIPSNLSIKGITVSETNLSLLTVRDSDVLLYGDAGEEFTIRLKGGLIKSCLSVEHHTEGDSVVLSGRVPDELGGCLIEGKGNVRVLILSELFASRTWIMNDYYVPSNIYLIRGGDYNSLLIEGKEGVNTLYLPFKSSRGRYVPELDMTRIELNVNVSQPNVTITQVTKGSVGLRRILKINGVKPLEELGLFKHGLYVYDSRLNVNGLIGVVAHDYVTVINNGRVTASGFIYVKANANAGDLRIIVESTGHPNDGAIPFFTGLQSPVLVNQVGSIKVDSWEYGALDLSSRLKPGIATNYSHTTVINREIREYLPRVKWVKDTGDLGKPNNAVIYYRGRVHLNEARHIVLRISKNDQWAAMVVFINGEEVYRGHGDDPFETTVYGGLRVGDVEIVIALLRYGIREVNPTPGSVEIDLWSSIISDYDLGLMELGEVREGAQLPLTVSEPSTIKLRFTVDKPSDTNAPLYTGLSGKVHALIFLNGKLIGRYYPGGSQSMFYLPEPYLSRENELTILATPAEENATVNITFKPYAVTKIINLTL; this comes from the coding sequence ATGCTTCTGTGTGGTGAAGTACATTACTTCAGGGTCCCTAGGGGTCTTTGGGAAGATAGGTTGCTTAAGCTTAGGCGGGCTGGGTTGAATTGCTTAAACACTTACTTTGCCTGGAATTATCATGAGGTTGAGCCTGGTTTATTCGACTTCTCCGGTGAGAAGAATGTGGATGAGTATTTAAGTAAGGCTGAGGAACTTGGCCTTAAAATAGTGGCTAGGGTTGGACCGTACATATGCTCCGAGTGGGATAATGGTGGGCACCCTGACTGGTTACTGAGTAGGGATTTAGTGCCGAGGAGCCTTGACTCATCATACTGGCCTTACGCTGAGAGGTGGCTTAGGGTTATATTACCGATTATTGTTAAGCATCAGGAGCCTAATGGTGGAGTCACCATAGTGCAGTTGGAGAATGAGTACTTTTGGGGTGATGCACCACTCCACATGAGGCTTGCCGAGTTGGCTAGGCAGATTGGAGTAACAGCTAAACTGTACACGAATGTTAATAGGTACGTTAGGAACACTATATACACTGACGCCCTAGACCTATACCCAAGCCCATGGGATCTAAACTCGGTTTTATGGAGTATTAAGGACCTTTTAGAGACCCAGGGTGGTAGACCTAAGATACTTGAGTATGAGGGTGGATGGTTCTCAACGATAAACAGACCATTACCAACATCTAGGGGTAGTTTCCCATCTGACTGGACTAGGATCCTCCTAGCAACTGCATTAGCCTATGGGTCAGATGTAGTGAGCTTCTACATGTTTCACGGAGGCACAAACTTCGGTTACTGGACTGGTAGGTGGATAACCACAACTTACGATTACGAAGCATCAATTAGGGAGTGGGGTGAGTTAAGTGATAGGTATTATAAGGTTAAATTGCTTACACCTCTAGCTGAACTCATTGATGGTAGTGAAACAGAGGGTGAATCGTATGATAATGGTAGGTTACTGGTTATTAGGCGTAAGGGTGATTTAAGGCTAAAATTCTACATTAACAATACTGAGGCTGAGTGGGTTGATGGCAATGTAAGGATTAAGGCTAGGGGAGTTAAGGTTATTCCAAGTAATTTAAGCATCAAAGGTATTACGGTCAGTGAAACTAACCTAAGCCTACTAACCGTTAGGGATAGTGATGTGTTACTTTACGGTGATGCCGGTGAGGAATTTACCATTAGGCTTAAGGGTGGTTTAATTAAGTCATGCTTAAGTGTTGAACATCATACTGAAGGTGACTCAGTGGTACTAAGTGGTAGGGTACCTGATGAATTAGGCGGCTGCTTAATTGAGGGTAAGGGTAATGTTAGGGTATTGATTTTAAGCGAATTATTCGCATCAAGAACCTGGATAATGAACGACTACTACGTTCCATCAAACATATACTTAATTAGGGGTGGTGATTACAATTCATTGTTAATTGAGGGTAAGGAGGGAGTTAACACGCTTTACTTACCGTTTAAGTCAAGTAGGGGTAGGTATGTGCCTGAATTGGATATGACTAGGATTGAGCTTAACGTTAATGTAAGTCAGCCTAATGTAACCATTACTCAAGTGACCAAGGGCTCAGTGGGCCTTAGGCGTATTCTTAAAATAAATGGCGTTAAGCCGCTTGAGGAGTTAGGATTATTTAAGCATGGGCTATACGTCTATGATTCTAGGCTTAACGTGAATGGTTTAATAGGCGTGGTGGCCCACGATTACGTTACGGTTATTAACAATGGTAGAGTTACCGCAAGCGGCTTCATATACGTTAAGGCTAATGCAAATGCCGGTGACTTAAGAATAATCGTTGAGTCAACGGGGCATCCTAACGATGGCGCCATACCCTTCTTCACCGGTTTACAGTCACCAGTGTTGGTTAATCAAGTTGGCAGTATTAAGGTTGATTCATGGGAATACGGTGCACTTGACTTATCCAGTAGGCTTAAGCCGGGTATTGCAACCAATTACAGTCATACCACCGTAATTAATAGGGAGATTAGGGAGTACTTACCTAGGGTTAAGTGGGTTAAGGATACTGGTGATTTAGGTAAGCCTAATAATGCAGTCATATACTATAGGGGTAGGGTTCACTTGAATGAGGCGAGGCATATTGTTCTCAGGATTAGTAAGAATGACCAGTGGGCAGCAATGGTTGTTTTCATTAATGGTGAGGAGGTCTATAGGGGACATGGTGATGACCCCTTCGAAACCACGGTATACGGTGGATTAAGGGTAGGTGATGTTGAGATTGTGATAGCGTTACTAAGGTATGGTATTAGGGAGGTTAACCCAACCCCAGGAAGCGTTGAAATTGACCTGTGGAGTAGCATCATTAGTGATTATGATTTAGGCCTAATGGAGTTAGGTGAAGTGAGAGAAGGGGCTCAATTACCATTAACTGTGAGTGAACCATCAACAATTAAACTCAGGTTCACTGTTGATAAGCCAAGTGATACTAATGCCCCATTATACACCGGGTTAAGTGGGAAAGTTCACGCATTAATATTCCTCAACGGTAAGTTAATTGGCCGGTATTACCCAGGTGGTTCACAGAGCATGTTCTACCTACCTGAACCATACTTAAGTAGGGAGAATGAATTAACCATACTAGCCACACCAGCCGAAGAAAACGCAACAGTAAACATAACGTTTAAGCCATACGCAGTAACGAAGATCATAAACCTAACACTATAA